The Elaeis guineensis isolate ETL-2024a chromosome 3, EG11, whole genome shotgun sequence region AAAGCTAGTGGAAACATTCCATTCTCAGCGTCAAGTGCCATTGCTGAGAGCATTACATCATAATATCTATTAAGGATATGGGTTCCATCCATGAACAATAAAGGGTGGCATCCACTTTTGAATCCAACTAAACATGTATGAAAATATATAAACACCCTCTCAAAATATCCATCTGGATACTCAAGTACAAATAAACTTTCTGAGTTAGTCTCAGCCACTGCTTCACCATACCATCACAAGAGATCAAATGATGTATAATTTTTACCATATAATGCAACTCTAGCAACTTCTTTACCAAGCCAAGCTTGTCTGTAAGGAAGATGAATGCCAAAATCTTTTTGAATATCCTTCTTGATATCAATTGGTCTATACAATGGTCTGTCTTTAACTTTCTGAAGCACTATATCCGCAATCCATATTTTCGATGCCTTTGAATGTCCGACCCTCCCGACGCCATTGCCGCAAGTATGCGTGTTATTGAATGTTTAGATTTTGAAAGTCTTCTGCTGTCCAACCCTTGATGCATGCAGTCGCCATGGACAACTTTcattgatgcatttgacagtaacTCTTAGTTTATTATTTTTGACGAATTGATAATCTTTGTTATGGACGATTGAATAATTTCTTAGTGCCTTCTTAAAATGAGTTGCATCTTTAAATAACTGACCAATGCCTGTTATGGCATTCTCCGATGATCTAGCTAATCGAAAGCTGGATGTAGATGTAGAACCTTGGGATGAAGCTGTGATCGTGAGAGCCATACTCCCAACGTTTTGTGGACCAAGTATGCTGTCAAAAATATGAAATAAGTGCTGTGGACAATGAAATTTGGATGAATCaattaataatgaaaaaaattaaagaaaaaaaaaattatcccgtCTCAATTAGATGAGTTGATTCTGATCTATTATTAAGGTTGGTCTCCATATTAATCTCTATTGATGGAGACTTCAGTGCAATGTGAAAATCAGGCATGCGTTGGACACCCTCATCATTCTTGAGTTTAAACATAGAGTTTTCTAGGATGGAAAGCTGATATTTCAGTATCAGAATGTCTTTATCTATGCCCCACCTACTGCATGTCCCATCTGTAATTTCATCGAATGTGCTCTCTTGGTTCACCTTTAATATGTTCCCTTCTTGCCCATATTTTGCCACCACCATATGATAATCCATCTACAATTACTTATTTTATGAGTAATGTGTAGTATAACATATTGATAAAGAGAATATGAAGCAGATATCAGTCATCCATCTACATATCAAGCTATTAAAtaacataataaataaatatttaagaatatatttaaatatttacttatataataaataaaaaatactataaataaaaaaagagaggccatatctttttttttttagtttaaagATGGGTGGCAGTATTTTAGAACCAATAAAATAGGGATAAAGATGGATCACCTGAGATCGTGCTATGGATCCAAAGAATCATACGAATGACAGAGAGGtcggaggaaaaagaagaaaaacaggaagaggaagagagaggaaaaaatagAGAGTATAAAAGAGATATTACCACCTTCACTACTAGTAGAGATGGAGTGAAAAGGTTCAGCGTCATGTGCCACTGTTgagggcggcggcggcggcggatgTGATGTTAAGAAAGAGTTTCACTTGAGGGAGTTAGAGGGACGGTATTTGCAAATAATCTAAAAAACCATTACTAAGTAAGTTTCTGGAGGATTAATCTTTTCTTCCAAAAGCGTCAAGATCATTTTGATCATTTGAATGGGCTTAAACGGCAGCATATGGCAACAGTAGACGATAGGGATCAGCAGTTCAgggatattttaatcttattgaaaatttgaaaggcttaaaaataattttatatctaattagagtttaatagataatttttttaatattatttcggGATAGATTTGAATAGGAGTATGGCTCGGCTCGTCCTGGCCCTACGAGGCTACAACCAGCAGAGCTCATAACATGGGGGCATTTTTCGGGTCACGGAAAGCCCTTGCGGGAGCTCATGATAAGAAAATCCGGCAACAAACGACCCCAAACGGGGATATGGCAGCGATGTCGGAGCCTCCGTGCTCTCAAGCAAATCCATGCCTTCATGATCGTCCGAGGCTTCCTCTCCGACCCCTCCGCCCTTCGGGAGCTCCTTTTCTCCTCTGCCGTCTCCATCCCCGGCGCCATGGCCTACGCCCGCCGCCTGTTCGACCAAATCTCCCATGCGGACCTCTTCATGTGGAACACCATCATCCGCGGCGCCGCCCACACCCCCACCCCTATGGACGCCATCTCCCTCTACGTCCGGATGGAGAGATGCGGCACCAGGCCCAACAAGCTCACCTTCCCCTTCCTCCTCAGGGCCTGCACCAAGCTCTCCTCGGCCTCCACCGGCGCCCAGTTCCACGCCAAGATTGTTAAATTCGGTCTGGAATCGGATACTTTCGTCAGGAACGCCCTCATTAACCTGCACGCCAATTGTGGGGACCTGGCAGTGGCCACCGCTCTATTCGACGGCCCTGCAAGACGGGATGTTGTCGCGTGGTCTGCTCTGATTGCTGGCTATGCAAGGAGAGGTGAACTGGACGTTGCCCGTCAGTTGTTTGACGAGACGCCGTCGAAGGACTTGGTCTCCTGGAATGTCATGATCACTGGTTATGCGAAGCAAGGTAAGATGGTCAAGGCTCAGGAGCTGTTTGATCAAGTGCCAGAGAGGGATGTTGTGTCATGGAATGCGATGATTGCTGGGTATGTGCAGTGTGGATCGCAAATGCAAGCGATGGAGGTGTTTGATCAGATGTGTCGGGCAGGAGAACGGCCTGACGAGGTGACCATGTTGAGCCTGTTGTCAGCTTGCGCCGAGTCTGGGGCTCTTGATTTTGGCCAGAGGATACACCACACTCTTCTGGAGATGTGTTTGAAAAGGGGCTTGAGTGTAGTTATTGGGAATGCGCTGATAGATATGTATGCAAAGTGTGGGAGCATAGCGGGAGCCATAGAGGTCTTTAGAGGCATGAGGGAGAGGGACGTTTCTACTTGGAATTCGATCATCGGAGGGTTAGCTTTCCACGGGCACAGCAAAGAATCCGTGCTTCTGTTCAAGGATATGCTCGGAGAGAAGGTGAGGCCGGATGAGATCACTTTTGTTGCTGTCTTGGTTGCTTGCAGTCATGGTGGGTTGGTCAAAGAGGGCAAGGAATACTTCTCCCTCATGCAAAATGAGTATGCAATTGAGCCAAATATTAAGCATTATGGGTGTATGGTGGACATGCTGGGACGCGCTGGCCTACTAGAAGAGGCATTCGAGTTCGTAGATGCTATGAAGATTGAGCCAAATCCTATCGTGTGGAGGACGTTGCTTGGAGCTTGTAGGATCCATGGGAATGTCAAGTTGGGAGAGCGTGCAAATGAACAACTTCTAAAGATGGGACATGATGCGAGTGGGGAGTATGTGCTGCTCTCCAACATATATGCTTCGATGGGGGAGTGGAATGGAGCGGAGAAGGTGAGGAAGTTGATGGATCACAGAGGAATCACCAAGGAGGCTGGCTGGGCTTTAATTGAGGCAGATGGTAAAGAGCTGATGCACTTCTTGCTGCATCCAGAGCCTGTTTCGAGATCGAAAAGGAACTGTTCAATGACTATTGGTACAACTTCATAATCAGGACTACTCCAATTTGGATTTTCTGAAATGTATCTGAAGGAATTGTTAGTCTGGAGCACTCATTGACTATAACATGGATTGCTGCCAATATTTAGGAGCCAATGCAAAAAGGTGCCTAACATTTTGAGGTCGAAGATATGGCTGAAGAAGGCCATCCTGGTTTTAATACTGCCTACATATATTGGTTTATGAGCCTTTTTCCACAGAAGCAGCACCATGCTCAATCAGATTGTTTCAATTGCCAACCGCCAGGCATGCAGCCCAATGTACTTGGGAATTTGATGATACGAAAGATGCCAAAATAGTTTCATGGAAGCTTTTAATGATTCCAGAGTTCCGCATGCACGTTTCATACCTGGAAATAGTGATCAGCCTCTAACATCTGGAAATTTGGAAACGGAAGAGACTGGGGATTGCCTTTTGCCTATAGTTATGT contains the following coding sequences:
- the LOC105041756 gene encoding pentatricopeptide repeat-containing protein At5g15300, which produces MIRKSGNKRPQTGIWQRCRSLRALKQIHAFMIVRGFLSDPSALRELLFSSAVSIPGAMAYARRLFDQISHADLFMWNTIIRGAAHTPTPMDAISLYVRMERCGTRPNKLTFPFLLRACTKLSSASTGAQFHAKIVKFGLESDTFVRNALINLHANCGDLAVATALFDGPARRDVVAWSALIAGYARRGELDVARQLFDETPSKDLVSWNVMITGYAKQGKMVKAQELFDQVPERDVVSWNAMIAGYVQCGSQMQAMEVFDQMCRAGERPDEVTMLSLLSACAESGALDFGQRIHHTLLEMCLKRGLSVVIGNALIDMYAKCGSIAGAIEVFRGMRERDVSTWNSIIGGLAFHGHSKESVLLFKDMLGEKVRPDEITFVAVLVACSHGGLVKEGKEYFSLMQNEYAIEPNIKHYGCMVDMLGRAGLLEEAFEFVDAMKIEPNPIVWRTLLGACRIHGNVKLGERANEQLLKMGHDASGEYVLLSNIYASMGEWNGAEKVRKLMDHRGITKEAGWALIEADGKELMHFLLHPEPVSRSKRNCSMTIGTTS